In Arcobacter lacus, a single genomic region encodes these proteins:
- the lysA gene encoding diaminopimelate decarboxylase → MSINFKELANKYQTPYYVYDFNYITNQYEELKSAFRARKSLIAYAVKANSNLSVIKHLANLGAGADCVSIGEVKRALKVGIPSYKIIFSGVGKIDDEIRQALELDILMINVESSAELDRVEIIAKELNKIARISIRVNPNIDPKTHPYISTGLHENKFGVDIDTAKRMYIQCKNSDFLDPVGIHCHIGSQLTELQPIKEAVKIVADLVRNLKAIKIELSFIDIGGGLGIIYKDEKLIDTYEYAQSILETMFGLDITIICEPGRFIVGNSGIFVTKVLYEKINGNKRFVIVDGAMNDLIRPALYNAYHKIEVLNDNQDFSDCNLVGPVCESGDFFAKNIKLPKTEHNDLVAIYSAGAYGFTMSSNYNTRGKVAEIAIEDGKDRLIRKRETFEDLIALEEEFIK, encoded by the coding sequence ATGAGTATTAATTTTAAAGAATTAGCAAATAAATATCAAACACCATATTATGTATATGATTTTAACTATATTACGAACCAGTATGAAGAATTAAAAAGTGCCTTTAGAGCAAGAAAATCTCTTATTGCTTACGCAGTTAAAGCAAATTCAAATTTAAGTGTTATTAAACATTTAGCAAATCTTGGAGCTGGGGCAGATTGTGTTAGTATTGGTGAAGTAAAACGAGCTTTAAAAGTTGGTATTCCATCATACAAAATCATATTCTCAGGTGTTGGAAAAATTGATGATGAAATAAGACAAGCCTTAGAACTTGATATTTTAATGATAAATGTGGAGAGTTCTGCTGAACTTGATAGAGTTGAAATTATTGCAAAAGAGTTAAATAAAATTGCAAGAATTTCTATAAGAGTAAATCCAAATATTGACCCAAAAACTCATCCATATATCTCTACTGGATTACATGAAAATAAATTTGGAGTTGATATAGATACAGCAAAAAGAATGTATATTCAATGTAAAAATAGTGATTTTTTAGATCCAGTTGGAATTCACTGTCATATTGGTTCTCAATTAACTGAACTTCAACCAATAAAAGAAGCAGTTAAAATTGTTGCTGATTTAGTAAGAAACTTAAAAGCTATAAAAATTGAATTATCTTTTATAGATATTGGTGGTGGATTAGGAATCATTTATAAAGACGAAAAATTAATTGATACTTATGAGTATGCTCAATCAATTTTAGAAACTATGTTTGGTCTTGATATAACTATTATTTGTGAACCAGGAAGATTTATAGTAGGAAACTCAGGGATATTTGTAACAAAAGTTTTATATGAAAAAATAAATGGAAATAAAAGATTTGTTATTGTTGATGGAGCTATGAATGATTTGATTAGACCAGCTTTGTATAATGCTTATCATAAAATTGAAGTTTTAAATGACAATCAAGATTTTAGTGATTGTAATTTAGTTGGTCCTGTTTGTGAAAGTGGAGATTTTTTTGCCAAAAACATAAAATTACCAAAAACTGAACATAATGATTTAGTAGCAATTTATAGTGCAGGAGCTTATGGATTTACAATGTCAAGCAACTATAATACAAGAGGAAAAGTTGCTGAAATTGCTATTGAAGATGGAAAAGATAGATTAATTAGAAAAAGAGAAACTTTTGAGGATTTAATTGCTTTAGAAGAAGAGTTTATAAAATAA
- the fabI gene encoding enoyl-ACP reductase FabI — MLMKGKKGVILGVANDKSIAYGIAKACAAQGAKIAFTYLNDSLKKRVEPIAAEFGSENLVYPCDVSKPEEIKALKESLEKDLGEIDFIVHSIAFAPKEGLSGRFYDISKEAFDIAMDVSVYSLIEVTRELKPLLSNNSSILTLSYYGGVKYIPNYNLMGVAKAALEMTTKYLAEDLGKDGVRVNAISAGPIKTLAAAGIGDFRFMLKWNEAHSPLKKNVSIDEVGNSGMYLLSDLSSAVTGEIHYVDSGYNIMGMPAVDFSGEKPKIAWNGEK, encoded by the coding sequence ATGTTAATGAAAGGTAAAAAAGGTGTAATTTTAGGTGTTGCAAATGATAAGTCAATTGCTTATGGAATAGCGAAAGCTTGCGCAGCACAAGGAGCTAAAATAGCTTTTACATACTTAAATGATTCACTAAAAAAAAGAGTTGAACCAATTGCTGCTGAATTTGGAAGTGAAAATTTAGTTTATCCTTGTGATGTTTCAAAACCTGAAGAAATAAAAGCATTAAAAGAGTCTTTAGAAAAAGATTTAGGAGAAATTGATTTTATCGTTCATTCTATTGCTTTTGCTCCAAAAGAAGGTTTAAGTGGAAGATTCTATGATATTTCAAAAGAGGCATTTGATATAGCTATGGATGTTTCTGTTTACTCTTTAATCGAAGTTACAAGAGAATTAAAACCACTTTTATCTAATAATTCATCTATTTTAACTCTATCTTATTATGGTGGAGTAAAATACATTCCAAATTATAATCTTATGGGAGTTGCAAAAGCAGCTTTAGAGATGACAACAAAATATCTTGCAGAAGATTTAGGAAAAGATGGTGTTAGAGTAAATGCAATTAGTGCAGGTCCAATCAAAACTTTAGCAGCAGCTGGAATTGGTGATTTTAGATTTATGTTAAAATGGAATGAAGCTCATTCACCACTTAAAAAGAATGTTTCTATAGATGAAGTAGGAAATTCAGGAATGTATTTACTTAGTGATTTAAGTAGTGCTGTAACTGGTGAAATTCATTATGTTGATAGTGGATACAATATTATGGGAATGCCAGCAGTTGATTTTTCAGGTGAAAAACCAAAAATTGCTTGGAATGGAGAAAAATAG
- a CDS encoding triose-phosphate isomerase, translated as MPIIASNFKTNHTRKSTTLFVNEVNNFLKKNKISNEVYIFPTSTSLDHFETVPNLIIGVQNAYPTTSGSFTGEIGTFQLNEFEIKTILIGHSERRHILGETQETITKKYEFYKNLGYKIIYCIGEPLEIKKQGIEKTLEYIYEQFIGIDVNYSNLILAYEPVWAIGTGVTATIDDIKNVHNAIKQKINKPLLYGGSVKVENVREICQIENVDGALIGTASWKVEDFIEILENTKDL; from the coding sequence ATGCCTATAATTGCAAGTAATTTCAAAACTAATCATACAAGAAAATCAACTACTTTATTTGTAAATGAAGTAAATAATTTTTTGAAAAAAAATAAAATTTCTAATGAAGTTTATATTTTTCCAACATCAACTTCGTTGGATCATTTTGAGACTGTTCCTAATCTTATCATTGGAGTACAAAATGCTTATCCAACAACAAGTGGCTCATTTACTGGAGAAATAGGAACTTTTCAATTAAATGAATTTGAAATTAAAACAATTTTAATAGGTCATAGTGAAAGAAGACATATCTTAGGCGAAACTCAAGAAACAATTACAAAAAAATATGAGTTTTACAAAAATTTAGGATATAAAATCATTTATTGCATAGGTGAACCTTTAGAGATAAAAAAACAAGGTATTGAAAAAACTTTAGAATATATTTATGAACAATTTATTGGAATTGATGTAAATTACTCTAATTTGATACTTGCTTATGAACCAGTTTGGGCTATTGGTACAGGAGTTACTGCTACAATAGATGATATAAAAAATGTTCACAATGCAATAAAACAAAAAATTAATAAACCACTTTTATATGGTGGTAGTGTTAAAGTAGAAAATGTAAGAGAAATCTGCCAAATAGAAAATGTTGATGGTGCTTTAATTGGAACTGCTTCATGGAAAGTTGAAGATTTTATAGAAATTTTAGAAAATACAAAGGATTTATAA
- a CDS encoding phosphoglycerate kinase: MQLQEIKNIEITGKKVFIRCDFNVPMDEYNNITDDRRIRSALNTIRYCIDHDCSVILSSHFGRPKGGFEEKYSLLPIAKRLHILLKQDIKMAPGVVDEETLKIAKELKSGEILLLENMRFELGETKNDEELSKKLASMAEIYINDAFGVSHRAHASVEGISKYFDIEHKAAGFLMAKEIKFFHHIIHNPKRPFVAIVGGSKVSGKLEALYNLVPKVDKIIIGGGMAFTFLKALGHEIGNSLVEDDLMPEALKIMEKAKSKGVKLYLPVDVVAAEAFDAEAIAKISTIQEMPKGWMGLDIGPASALLFSEALSDANTILWNGPMGVYEMDRFAKGSTKISHAVANSYATTVVGGGDTADLVRVTGDEDDMTFISTGGGASLELIEGKVLPGVKALVIEEND, translated from the coding sequence ATGCAATTACAAGAGATTAAAAATATTGAGATTACAGGTAAAAAAGTTTTTATTAGATGTGATTTTAACGTTCCTATGGATGAGTATAACAATATTACAGATGACAGAAGAATTAGAAGTGCTTTAAATACAATTAGATATTGTATTGATCATGATTGTTCAGTTATTTTATCGTCTCATTTTGGAAGACCAAAAGGTGGTTTTGAAGAAAAATACTCTTTATTACCAATAGCAAAAAGACTTCATATTTTATTAAAACAAGATATAAAAATGGCTCCAGGAGTTGTTGATGAAGAAACACTTAAAATAGCAAAAGAACTTAAAAGTGGAGAGATTTTACTTCTTGAAAATATGAGATTTGAGCTTGGTGAAACAAAAAATGATGAAGAATTAAGCAAAAAATTAGCTTCAATGGCAGAAATTTATATAAATGATGCTTTTGGTGTTTCACATAGAGCTCATGCTTCAGTTGAAGGAATTTCTAAATATTTTGATATTGAACACAAAGCTGCTGGATTTTTAATGGCAAAAGAGATTAAATTCTTTCACCATATAATTCACAATCCTAAGAGACCTTTTGTTGCAATCGTTGGAGGTTCAAAGGTGTCTGGTAAACTTGAAGCACTTTATAATCTTGTTCCAAAAGTTGATAAAATAATTATTGGTGGAGGAATGGCATTTACATTTTTAAAAGCACTTGGACACGAAATTGGAAACTCTTTAGTAGAAGATGATTTAATGCCAGAAGCTTTAAAAATTATGGAAAAAGCAAAATCAAAAGGGGTAAAACTATATTTACCTGTTGATGTTGTAGCAGCTGAAGCATTTGATGCAGAAGCAATTGCAAAAATTTCAACTATTCAAGAGATGCCAAAAGGTTGGATGGGATTAGATATAGGTCCAGCATCAGCACTTTTATTTAGTGAAGCTTTAAGTGATGCAAATACTATTTTATGGAATGGACCAATGGGTGTTTATGAAATGGATAGATTTGCAAAAGGTAGTACAAAAATTTCTCACGCAGTTGCAAACTCTTATGCGACAACTGTTGTAGGTGGAGGTGATACTGCTGACTTAGTTAGAGTAACTGGTGATGAGGATGATATGACATTTATTAGTACTGGAGGAGGAGCTTCTTTAGAATTAATAGAAGGAAAAGTTTTACCAGGAGTTAAAGCTTTAGTTATTGAGGAAAATGATTAA
- the gap gene encoding type I glyceraldehyde-3-phosphate dehydrogenase: protein MAVKVAINGLGRIGRCVARIIASRNDVELVAANASGSEDMIQYNLKYDTVHGPKLDVKVEDGYIYIGKDKAKLLSERDPAKINFAAYGADVVLECTGAFLTQESCQAYIDNGVKKVVISAPAKDDTPTFVIGANENSYAGEPIISNASCTTNGLAPVARVLDDAFGIEKGLMTTIHSYTSSQPILDAKDKKDPRKGRAGATNLTPSSTGAAKAIGKVMPHLKGKLNGQAIRVPTPNVSLVDLTVTLKKNVTLEEVCEAFKVSANGNLKGILGIDEEYRVSSDFNGETLSTVVPLDTIQVIEGNMVKVLSWYDNEWGYSTRLVDMGVHVATK, encoded by the coding sequence ATGGCTGTTAAAGTTGCAATAAATGGTTTAGGAAGAATCGGAAGATGTGTAGCAAGAATAATTGCAAGTCGAAACGATGTTGAGTTAGTAGCTGCAAATGCTAGTGGTAGTGAAGATATGATCCAATATAACTTAAAATATGATACAGTTCACGGACCAAAGCTTGATGTAAAAGTTGAAGATGGATATATTTATATTGGTAAAGATAAAGCTAAATTATTAAGTGAAAGAGATCCTGCAAAAATTAATTTTGCTGCTTATGGAGCGGATGTTGTTTTAGAGTGTACTGGTGCATTTTTAACTCAAGAGTCTTGTCAAGCATATATAGATAATGGTGTAAAAAAAGTTGTTATTTCAGCACCTGCAAAAGATGATACTCCAACATTTGTAATTGGTGCAAATGAAAATAGTTATGCAGGAGAACCAATCATATCAAATGCTTCTTGTACTACAAACGGTCTAGCTCCAGTAGCTCGTGTATTAGATGATGCGTTTGGGATTGAAAAAGGTTTAATGACAACAATTCACTCATATACTTCATCTCAACCAATTTTAGATGCAAAAGACAAAAAAGATCCAAGAAAAGGAAGAGCAGGTGCAACTAACTTAACTCCTTCAAGTACAGGTGCAGCTAAAGCTATTGGAAAAGTTATGCCTCATTTAAAAGGTAAACTAAATGGACAAGCAATTAGAGTTCCAACTCCAAATGTTTCTTTAGTTGATTTAACTGTTACACTTAAAAAAAATGTAACTTTGGAAGAAGTTTGTGAAGCATTTAAAGTATCTGCAAATGGAAACTTAAAAGGCATTTTAGGTATTGATGAAGAATATAGAGTAAGTTCTGATTTTAATGGTGAAACATTATCAACAGTTGTTCCCTTAGACACAATCCAAGTTATCGAAGGCAATATGGTAAAAGTTTTATCTTGGTATGACAACGAATGGGGATATTCAACAAGATTAGTGGACATGGGTGTTCACGTAGCTACAAAATAA
- the nadD gene encoding nicotinate (nicotinamide) nucleotide adenylyltransferase yields the protein MKIAIFGGSFDPIHIAHKAIVKRALEELEIDKLIIVPTYLNPFKSNFYLEPKVRFELLKKVFEKVEKVEISDYEINQEKLSYSFNTVNYLKDLYKASKIYFILGQDNVENLDKWYKIEELKKMVEFVIATRSGYKSDKLKDFKTLNIDIDVSSTLLRTQIDTKYIPKEIKEDILNLDKGKH from the coding sequence GTGAAAATTGCAATTTTTGGTGGTAGTTTTGACCCAATTCATATAGCTCATAAAGCTATTGTGAAAAGAGCGTTAGAAGAGTTGGAAATTGATAAACTGATTATTGTTCCGACATACTTAAATCCTTTTAAAAGTAATTTTTATTTAGAACCTAAAGTTAGATTTGAACTTTTAAAGAAAGTTTTTGAAAAAGTTGAAAAAGTTGAAATTAGCGATTATGAAATAAACCAAGAAAAATTAAGTTACTCTTTTAATACAGTAAATTATCTAAAAGATTTATATAAAGCTTCTAAAATATATTTTATTTTAGGTCAAGATAATGTTGAAAATTTAGATAAATGGTATAAAATTGAAGAGTTAAAAAAAATGGTAGAATTTGTAATTGCAACAAGAAGTGGTTATAAATCTGATAAATTAAAAGATTTTAAAACCTTAAATATTGATATCGATGTTAGTTCTACATTATTAAGAACTCAAATTGATACAAAATATATCCCAAAAGAGATAAAAGAGGATATATTAAATTTAGATAAAGGTAAGCATTGA
- the rsfS gene encoding ribosome silencing factor: protein MNTRLEDIKTILSDKKAENIEIFDLTSKNYLVDYVVIATTLNSKHAFALLDYLKTGLKPKGEEFLRVDEDEDWTIIDLGDIFIHLMSEKYRIKYSLEEFLATFGKEEK, encoded by the coding sequence TTGAATACGAGATTAGAAGATATAAAAACAATATTAAGTGATAAAAAAGCTGAAAATATTGAAATTTTTGATTTAACATCAAAAAATTATTTGGTTGATTATGTTGTTATTGCAACAACTTTAAATTCAAAACATGCTTTTGCATTGTTGGATTATTTAAAAACAGGTTTAAAGCCAAAAGGCGAAGAGTTTTTAAGAGTTGATGAAGATGAAGATTGGACAATTATTGATTTGGGTGATATTTTTATTCACTTAATGAGTGAAAAATATAGAATAAAATACTCTTTAGAAGAATTTCTAGCAACTTTTGGAAAAGAAGAAAAATAA
- the argS gene encoding arginine--tRNA ligase, with protein MQNLVKEFIEKVLETNIVLEKPKDVSLGHYATPVAFSLAKELKKSPMLIAQDLIGQLQNPTIFEKVEAVNGFINFKLSASFLQSLVDISLSDKKNFAKQNKKSEKVLLEYVSANPTGPLHIGHARGAIFGDSLARVGKHLGYDITTEYYINDAGSQMDLLGLSVNLAARDFIYGEDITYPEVYYRGDYLIDIANLVIEKYGKDYIYDENNFKNIALFGKDFVMNLIVKDLKDLGIEFDNFVSEKSLYSSWDETKRVLEENGSLYDKDDKTYLKSTQYGDDSDRVVVRDNGIPTYLAGDIIYHKNKYDRNFDRYINIWGADHHGYITRVKAAIEFLGNDSSKLEVLLSQMVQLLKGGEPYKMSKRKGNVILMSEITEEIGSDALRFIFLTKKSDTHLEFDIDTLKNQDSSNPIFYINYAHARINQVFVKAGVNFDDIKDISFEKLNQDGLNLVYESLLLESILSEAFSKRDMQKITEYLYNLASSIHKFYNEHKIIGSDEQNLYLKVLSIAALSINVGLKLLGIEAKEIM; from the coding sequence TTGCAAAATTTAGTAAAAGAATTTATAGAAAAAGTATTAGAAACAAATATTGTTTTAGAAAAACCTAAAGATGTATCTTTAGGTCATTATGCAACTCCTGTTGCTTTTTCACTTGCAAAAGAGTTAAAAAAATCTCCTATGCTTATTGCACAGGACTTAATTGGACAACTTCAAAATCCTACAATTTTTGAAAAAGTTGAGGCGGTAAATGGATTTATCAATTTTAAATTATCTGCTTCATTTTTACAATCTTTAGTTGATATTTCACTTTCAGATAAAAAGAATTTTGCTAAACAAAATAAAAAAAGTGAAAAAGTTTTACTTGAATATGTTTCAGCAAATCCAACTGGACCACTCCATATAGGACATGCAAGAGGTGCAATTTTTGGAGACTCACTAGCTCGTGTTGGTAAACATTTAGGCTATGACATAACAACAGAATATTATATAAATGATGCTGGTTCACAAATGGATTTATTAGGACTTTCTGTAAATCTTGCGGCAAGAGATTTTATTTATGGTGAAGATATAACTTATCCTGAAGTTTATTATAGAGGCGATTATTTAATAGATATTGCTAATTTAGTAATAGAAAAATATGGAAAAGATTATATTTATGATGAAAATAATTTCAAAAATATAGCACTTTTTGGAAAAGATTTTGTTATGAATCTTATAGTTAAGGATTTAAAAGATTTAGGAATAGAGTTTGATAATTTTGTTTCAGAAAAATCTTTATACTCTTCTTGGGATGAAACAAAAAGAGTTTTAGAAGAAAATGGTTCTCTTTATGATAAAGATGATAAAACTTACTTAAAATCAACACAATATGGTGATGATAGTGATAGAGTTGTTGTAAGAGACAATGGAATTCCAACATATCTAGCTGGAGATATAATATATCATAAAAATAAATATGATAGAAATTTTGATAGATATATAAACATTTGGGGTGCAGATCACCATGGATATATCACAAGAGTAAAAGCTGCTATTGAATTTTTAGGAAATGATTCTTCAAAATTAGAAGTTCTTTTATCACAAATGGTTCAACTTTTAAAAGGTGGCGAACCATATAAAATGAGTAAAAGAAAAGGAAATGTTATTTTGATGTCAGAAATAACAGAAGAAATTGGAAGTGATGCTTTAAGATTTATTTTCTTGACAAAAAAAAGTGATACACACTTAGAATTTGATATCGATACACTTAAAAATCAAGATTCCTCTAATCCAATTTTTTATATAAATTATGCTCATGCTAGAATAAATCAAGTTTTTGTAAAAGCTGGAGTAAATTTTGATGATATAAAAGATATTAGTTTTGAAAAACTTAATCAAGATGGCTTAAACTTAGTTTATGAATCTTTACTTTTAGAATCAATCTTATCTGAAGCTTTTTCAAAAAGAGATATGCAAAAAATTACTGAATATCTATATAATTTAGCTTCATCTATTCATAAATTTTATAATGAACATAAAATTATAGGAAGTGATGAACAAAACCTTTACTTAAAAGTTTTAAGCATTGCTGCTTTAAGTATAAATGTAGGATTAAAATTATTAGGAATAGAAGCAAAAGAGATTATGTAA
- a CDS encoding Sec-independent protein translocase subunit TatA/TatB: MSMPSGMELLIIVLIVLILFGGKKIPELAKGLGSGIKNFKKAMKEDEEEIADAKKVDEIEKKEQTTKSSESTQTKQS, from the coding sequence ATGAGTATGCCTAGCGGTATGGAATTATTAATAATTGTTTTAATTGTTTTAATCTTATTTGGTGGTAAAAAAATCCCTGAACTTGCTAAAGGCTTAGGATCTGGAATTAAGAATTTTAAAAAAGCCATGAAAGAAGATGAAGAAGAAATTGCTGATGCAAAGAAAGTCGATGAGATAGAAAAAAAAGAACAAACAACAAAATCATCTGAATCTACACAAACAAAACAATCATAA
- the tatA gene encoding twin-arginine translocase TatA/TatE family subunit yields MHMPSGMQLLVIVLIILILFGGKKIPELAKGLGSGIKNFKKAVREDDEETADIKKVEADEKKSESSSKTETKQS; encoded by the coding sequence ATGCATATGCCAAGCGGTATGCAATTATTAGTAATTGTATTAATTATTTTAATATTATTTGGTGGTAAAAAAATCCCTGAACTTGCTAAAGGCTTAGGTTCTGGAATTAAAAACTTCAAAAAAGCTGTAAGAGAAGATGATGAAGAAACTGCTGATATAAAAAAAGTTGAAGCTGATGAAAAAAAAAGTGAATCATCTTCTAAAACAGAAACAAAACAGTCATAA
- the crcB gene encoding fluoride efflux transporter CrcB gives MSLSWQTVLAIGLGGFLGAIVRAYSVHFTNRYFSIEFPLGILLVNLIGSFVIGILFAYFSHYTISTNIKAFLTTGFLGALTTYSTFAIETYLLFGTSLYLAILNISLNLIGTIVAAGSGYKLIQFFLK, from the coding sequence ATGTCTCTTAGTTGGCAGACAGTTTTAGCGATTGGACTAGGAGGATTTCTAGGTGCAATAGTAAGAGCTTATTCTGTTCATTTTACAAATAGATATTTTTCAATAGAATTTCCTTTAGGAATTTTATTAGTAAATCTTATTGGTTCATTTGTTATTGGAATACTTTTTGCTTATTTTTCTCATTACACTATTTCAACAAATATAAAAGCTTTTTTAACAACAGGTTTTTTAGGTGCGTTGACTACCTATTCTACTTTTGCAATTGAGACTTATTTATTGTTTGGAACATCACTTTATCTTGCGATATTGAATATTTCATTAAATTTAATCGGAACAATCGTTGCTGCAGGTAGTGGATATAAGTTAATTCAATTTTTTTTAAAATAA
- a CDS encoding lysophospholipid acyltransferase family protein, whose translation MKRIRGIVLFIQFSITVAITVMFMYIFRNHTHKVIKIWMNFQMFVLGITLETEGKLDESCDMIIINHQSLLDIIVMEYIHSRDIAWVAKKEITDLFFFGHIIKAPRMISIDRENKAGLIHLLSETKDRLEKGRPIAMFPEGTRSDGTFIGEFKPGAKMVANKYNLRVQPVVMFNTRNIVNSQKAEAAPGIVKVVYLEPVQASKDTSWYEDTEVLMKKRFEEEYRKYVS comes from the coding sequence TTGAAACGAATTAGAGGAATAGTTTTATTTATACAGTTTTCAATTACTGTTGCTATTACTGTTATGTTTATGTATATTTTCAGAAATCATACACATAAAGTTATAAAAATATGGATGAATTTCCAAATGTTTGTTTTGGGAATAACTCTTGAAACAGAAGGAAAACTAGACGAATCTTGTGATATGATAATAATTAATCATCAATCTTTACTCGATATTATCGTAATGGAATATATTCATTCAAGGGATATTGCTTGGGTTGCAAAAAAAGAGATAACTGATTTATTTTTCTTCGGTCATATAATAAAAGCACCAAGAATGATAAGTATTGATAGGGAAAATAAAGCTGGACTTATTCATCTATTAAGTGAAACAAAAGATAGATTAGAAAAAGGAAGACCAATAGCTATGTTTCCAGAGGGTACAAGAAGCGATGGAACTTTCATAGGAGAATTTAAGCCTGGTGCAAAAATGGTTGCAAATAAATATAATCTAAGGGTTCAGCCAGTAGTTATGTTTAATACAAGAAATATTGTAAATTCACAAAAAGCTGAAGCAGCGCCAGGAATTGTAAAAGTTGTATATCTTGAACCAGTACAAGCTTCAAAAGATACATCTTGGTATGAAGATACTGAAGTTTTAATGAAAAAACGATTTGAAGAAGAGTATAGAAAGTATGTCTCTTAG
- a CDS encoding SH3 domain-containing protein: MKKNIFLLILINIFLSLNLYAAKNLYLSYKEIPDNVYKNQRFEVTVKALITTDNFTNLTTTFSDSSNIELLNENNSWKKISNDTYENSYFFKVKSGNFKLPNIEVNLWNNNLLVDSSELSPSLVRYSEIGKSDERYSNIIADNIILKAYKTKQYNNTSALTIIDIDAINSNLEDFKLKNVEEQGLSNLKEWEDIQNLVYYFVTPIYQKNLIFTYYNTKTNSFKDVKIPLILQNELVSTQTDLNPNDSTFEKYKKIAAIVVFVILLLIFIWKRYKIILFLTIISLITAILYNLPNSTGIVKPDSFVYILPTKNSTIFFKVDKEEKVEVLQTKNGFIKVLGINNGFIGWIKEESFETN, translated from the coding sequence ATGAAAAAAAATATTTTTCTACTAATCTTAATCAACATCTTTTTATCACTAAATCTTTATGCTGCAAAAAATCTATATCTTTCTTACAAAGAAATCCCTGATAATGTTTATAAAAATCAAAGATTTGAAGTTACAGTAAAAGCACTTATTACTACAGATAATTTTACAAATTTAACTACAACTTTTTCAGATTCTTCAAATATAGAATTACTAAATGAAAATAATTCTTGGAAAAAGATTTCAAATGACACTTATGAAAATAGTTACTTTTTTAAAGTAAAAAGTGGTAATTTTAAATTACCAAATATTGAAGTAAATTTGTGGAATAACAATCTTTTAGTTGATTCATCAGAACTTAGTCCAAGTTTAGTTAGATATTCAGAGATTGGCAAAAGTGATGAAAGATACTCTAATATTATTGCTGATAATATAATATTAAAAGCATACAAAACAAAGCAATATAATAATACATCTGCTCTCACAATAATTGATATCGATGCAATTAACTCTAATTTAGAAGATTTCAAACTAAAAAATGTAGAAGAGCAAGGTTTATCAAATTTAAAAGAATGGGAAGATATTCAAAATTTAGTTTACTACTTTGTAACTCCAATATACCAAAAGAATCTAATTTTTACATACTATAATACAAAAACAAATAGCTTTAAAGATGTAAAAATACCATTGATTCTACAAAATGAATTAGTAAGTACACAAACTGATTTAAATCCTAATGATTCAACTTTTGAAAAGTATAAAAAAATAGCTGCAATAGTTGTTTTTGTTATTTTATTGCTAATTTTTATTTGGAAAAGATATAAAATAATACTATTTTTAACTATTATTTCATTAATTACTGCTATATTATATAACTTACCAAATAGTACAGGAATTGTAAAACCTGATTCGTTTGTATATATTTTACCTACAAAAAATTCAACGATTTTCTTTAAAGTAGATAAAGAAGAAAAAGTTGAAGTTTTACAAACAAAAAATGGTTTTATTAAAGTTTTAGGTATAAATAATGGATTTATAGGTTGGATAAAGGAAGAGAGTTTTGAAACGAATTAG